In Engraulis encrasicolus isolate BLACKSEA-1 chromosome 15, IST_EnEncr_1.0, whole genome shotgun sequence, the following proteins share a genomic window:
- the LOC134463617 gene encoding mitochondrial pyruvate carrier 2-like: protein MIRYARKVFPLGNVRPFSTGLRSIYHKTLDHVEQLLPARLRPFYNHPAGPKTVFFWAPWFKWGLVVAGLADLTRPAEKLSTSQSAVLTATGFIWSRYSLVIIPRVWNLFAVNFFLGLAGSSQLFRIWRYNQEQKNL, encoded by the exons ATGATTCGGTACGCACGCAAAGTCTTCCCGTTGGGCAACGTGAGACCCTTTTCGACTGGACTGAGATCTATTTATCATAAAACGTTGGATCATGTGGAGCAGTTGCTGCCTGCGAGATTAAGACCATTCTACAATCACCCAGCAG GTCCAAAGACGGTCTTCTTTTGGGCCCCATGGTTTAAATGG GGTTTGGTGGTTGCTGGTCTTGCTGACCTAACACGCCCTGCAGAGAAACTCAGCACATCCCAGTCTGCTGTTCTTACAGCCACAG gTTTCATCTGGTCGCGGTACTCCTTGGTAATCATCCCAAGGGTCTGGAACCTCTTTGCAGTAAACTTTTTCCTTGGTCTTGCTGGATCATCTCAGCTATTCAGGATTTGGAG GTACAACCAGGAACAAAAAAACCTCTAG
- the LOC134463614 gene encoding PEST proteolytic signal-containing nuclear protein-like isoform X1, translating to MAERHIATKSAVEDQAGPGKGGNVKTKTVSSSIGTRGEGFSAKRPGQDDSEQEPTPPKVAKAGFSFSQPLKKPSPISIKLGGTTKVKETVPSLPAKKIAAVFNDDDDDSEPEEMPPEAKMRMKNIGRETPTSAGPNSFNKGKQGFSDHQKLWERKLKAQTDQGPSSP from the exons ATGGCGGAGAGACATATCGCTACAAAGTCGGCCGTGGAGGACCAAG CAGGACCGGGGAAGGGAGGCAATGTGAAAACTAAGACTGTCTCTTCCAGTATCGGCACAAGAGGAGAGGGATTTTCTGCCAAACGGCCGGGCCAGGACGACTCGGAGCAGGAGCCGACACCCCCAAAAGTGGCAAAGGCAGGATTCAGCTTCAGCCAACCGTTGAAAAAACCTTCCCCAATCTCAATTAAATTAGGAGGAACTACT AAAGTAAAAGAGACGGTGCCATCATTGCCAGCAAAAAAAATCGCAGCTGTTTTcaacgacgacgatgatgat AGTGAACCAGAAGAGATGCCACCCGAAGCCAAGATGAGGATGAAGAACATTGGCAG ggagACTCCAACATCAGCAGGACCCAATTCTTTCAACAAAGGGAAGCAAGGGTTCTCTGATCACCAGAAGCTGTGGGAGCGCAAACTGAAAGCTCAGACTGACCAGGGGCCCAGTAGTCCTTAG
- the LOC134463614 gene encoding PEST proteolytic signal-containing nuclear protein-like isoform X2, whose product MAERHIATKSAVEDQGPGKGGNVKTKTVSSSIGTRGEGFSAKRPGQDDSEQEPTPPKVAKAGFSFSQPLKKPSPISIKLGGTTKVKETVPSLPAKKIAAVFNDDDDDSEPEEMPPEAKMRMKNIGRETPTSAGPNSFNKGKQGFSDHQKLWERKLKAQTDQGPSSP is encoded by the exons ATGGCGGAGAGACATATCGCTACAAAGTCGGCCGTGGAGGACCAAG GACCGGGGAAGGGAGGCAATGTGAAAACTAAGACTGTCTCTTCCAGTATCGGCACAAGAGGAGAGGGATTTTCTGCCAAACGGCCGGGCCAGGACGACTCGGAGCAGGAGCCGACACCCCCAAAAGTGGCAAAGGCAGGATTCAGCTTCAGCCAACCGTTGAAAAAACCTTCCCCAATCTCAATTAAATTAGGAGGAACTACT AAAGTAAAAGAGACGGTGCCATCATTGCCAGCAAAAAAAATCGCAGCTGTTTTcaacgacgacgatgatgat AGTGAACCAGAAGAGATGCCACCCGAAGCCAAGATGAGGATGAAGAACATTGGCAG ggagACTCCAACATCAGCAGGACCCAATTCTTTCAACAAAGGGAAGCAAGGGTTCTCTGATCACCAGAAGCTGTGGGAGCGCAAACTGAAAGCTCAGACTGACCAGGGGCCCAGTAGTCCTTAG